A section of the Aquipuribacter hungaricus genome encodes:
- a CDS encoding FKBP-type peptidyl-prolyl cis-trans isomerase, whose translation MTSDLGLLRPLRPARPTVRRAARAGAAAAAAALVLAACGDDASGGEGGDAAEPAGDLGAIEVEGDFGEEPTLTFDTPFALEESDSTTLSEGDGEAIEDGDTVTIDYTVVSGADGSTLDTSFGATSISLPLVEGQTTPALVDALVGETLGSRVLVAVAPEQPTDGASAAPSPAAGDPAADTIIFVLDLLEVVPERADGEPVEPPAGTPVVSTDEAGDVTGVDVAGITPPEGLVVTPVLQGDGDVVGAGDTVTIHYTGVLAADGVEFDSSWSRGAATTFPLGNLIAGWQQGLEGVAVGSRVVLQVPAELGYGEQGSPPTIPADADLVFVIDVLDTQAAPEAPAEPSSPAPAPSE comes from the coding sequence ATGACGTCTGACCTGGGGCTGCTGCGCCCCCTCCGTCCTGCCCGTCCGACCGTGCGCCGTGCCGCGCGCGCCGGTGCCGCCGCCGCGGCCGCCGCCCTGGTCCTCGCTGCCTGCGGTGACGACGCCTCCGGGGGAGAGGGCGGCGACGCCGCCGAGCCCGCCGGCGACCTGGGCGCGATCGAGGTCGAGGGGGACTTCGGCGAGGAGCCGACCCTCACCTTCGACACCCCCTTCGCCCTCGAGGAGTCCGACAGCACGACCCTCAGCGAGGGCGACGGCGAGGCGATCGAGGACGGCGACACCGTGACGATCGACTACACCGTCGTCTCCGGCGCCGACGGCTCCACGCTGGACACCAGCTTCGGCGCCACCTCGATCAGCCTGCCGCTCGTCGAGGGGCAGACCACGCCCGCCCTGGTCGACGCCCTCGTGGGGGAGACCCTCGGCTCGCGCGTCCTCGTCGCCGTGGCCCCCGAGCAGCCCACCGACGGTGCCTCCGCGGCGCCCTCGCCGGCCGCGGGCGACCCCGCCGCCGACACCATCATCTTCGTCCTCGACCTGCTCGAGGTCGTCCCCGAGCGCGCCGACGGCGAGCCGGTCGAGCCGCCCGCGGGCACCCCCGTCGTCTCCACCGACGAGGCCGGCGACGTGACCGGCGTGGACGTCGCGGGCATCACGCCGCCAGAGGGCCTGGTCGTCACCCCCGTCCTCCAGGGCGACGGCGACGTCGTCGGCGCGGGCGACACGGTGACCATCCACTACACCGGTGTCCTCGCCGCCGACGGCGTCGAGTTCGACTCGTCCTGGTCCCGCGGTGCGGCGACCACGTTCCCGCTCGGCAACCTCATCGCGGGCTGGCAGCAGGGCCTGGAGGGCGTCGCCGTCGGCAGCCGCGTGGTGCTGCAGGTGCCCGCCGAGCTCGGCTACGGCGAGCAGGGCAGCCCCCCCACCATCCCGGCGGACGCCGACCTCGTGTTCGTCATCGACGTGCTCGACACCCAGGCCGCCCCCGAGGCCCCGGCCGAGCCGTCCTCACCGGCCCCGGCACCCTCGGAGTAG